Proteins encoded within one genomic window of Salipaludibacillus agaradhaerens:
- a CDS encoding ThuA domain-containing protein codes for MVKVTVWNENRHEQKKPLVRDIYPEGIHGAIVHFLKEDFEVITATLDDDEHGLTDDVLNETDVLLWWGHMAHEEVDDAVVAKVKQRVLSGMGLIVLHSGHFSKIFKSLMGTTCDLKWREAGEKERLWVIDPSHQIAEGIGNYIELEKEEMYGEHFDIPPPEEVLFLSWFEGGEVFRSGCTYRRGKGKVFYFRPGHETYPTYYHKDIQQVIKNAVQWAIPTKRVKPVYGNAKPLEGIKN; via the coding sequence ATGGTCAAGGTGACCGTATGGAATGAAAATCGTCATGAACAAAAAAAACCGCTTGTTAGAGACATTTATCCAGAAGGCATTCATGGCGCAATCGTTCACTTTTTAAAGGAAGATTTTGAGGTGATAACAGCTACATTAGATGATGACGAACATGGCCTTACTGATGACGTATTAAATGAAACGGATGTATTGCTTTGGTGGGGACATATGGCTCATGAGGAAGTAGATGATGCAGTCGTTGCAAAAGTAAAACAACGTGTCCTTAGTGGAATGGGTCTAATCGTTCTTCATTCAGGTCACTTTTCGAAAATTTTCAAATCACTAATGGGGACGACATGTGATCTTAAATGGCGGGAAGCTGGCGAAAAAGAAAGGTTATGGGTAATTGATCCAAGCCATCAGATTGCAGAAGGAATTGGCAACTATATTGAGCTTGAAAAAGAAGAAATGTATGGGGAACATTTTGATATTCCTCCTCCAGAAGAAGTCCTGTTTTTAAGCTGGTTTGAAGGAGGAGAAGTGTTTAGAAGTGGGTGCACTTACCGAAGAGGAAAAGGGAAAGTTTTTTATTTCCGACCTGGACATGAAACGTATCCAACTTATTACCACAAAGATATCCAACAGGTTATTAAAAACGCGGTTCAGTGGGCCATACCTACGAAACGAGTAAAGCCTGTTTATGGGAATGCAAAACCTTTAGAAGGTATTAAAAACTAA
- a CDS encoding Gfo/Idh/MocA family protein, whose product MRQLKIGVIGCGSIAKHRHLIEYAQNEQVEIVAVCDIVKERAAEIATLYKAKAYTNYEELIANKEIDAVSVCTPNYLHAPMTIAALKAGKHVLCEKPMATSKAEAEDMIQAAKASGKKLMIAHNQRFVPAHQKARQFIEQGELGKIYSFRSAFGHGGPEGWSADGTDSWFFKKEEAFIGALGDLGVHKTDLLRFLLDEEFVEVGAFVETSSKKKADVDDTAVCVLKSQSGIIGTLAASWSYVSQEDNATVIYGEKGIMRLLDDPVDSLVIQYQNGEVAKYELGQIQTNEAGGQTSSGVIDRFISSIMNQQESPVSGVEGLRSLQVVLAALESQETSKIIKI is encoded by the coding sequence GTGCGACAACTAAAAATCGGAGTAATAGGTTGTGGGAGTATTGCAAAGCATCGGCACTTGATTGAGTATGCGCAAAATGAACAAGTAGAGATTGTTGCGGTATGCGATATTGTAAAAGAGCGCGCAGCTGAAATTGCAACGTTATATAAAGCAAAAGCATACACAAACTATGAAGAGCTAATTGCCAATAAGGAGATTGATGCAGTCAGTGTTTGTACCCCAAACTACTTGCACGCACCGATGACGATCGCGGCGTTAAAAGCTGGAAAGCATGTGCTATGTGAAAAACCAATGGCCACATCAAAGGCAGAAGCAGAAGACATGATTCAAGCTGCAAAAGCATCTGGTAAGAAACTCATGATCGCTCATAACCAGCGTTTCGTACCAGCGCATCAAAAAGCGAGACAATTCATTGAACAAGGTGAACTAGGGAAGATTTATAGTTTCCGTTCTGCTTTTGGTCATGGTGGGCCTGAAGGATGGAGTGCAGACGGTACTGATAGCTGGTTTTTCAAAAAAGAAGAGGCATTTATTGGCGCCTTGGGTGACCTTGGTGTCCACAAAACCGATTTATTACGATTTCTTTTAGATGAAGAGTTTGTTGAAGTAGGCGCATTTGTTGAAACAAGTTCTAAGAAAAAGGCTGATGTGGATGATACAGCTGTTTGTGTACTGAAGTCACAAAGTGGCATTATCGGGACGTTAGCAGCTAGCTGGTCATATGTGTCACAAGAAGATAATGCAACGGTTATTTATGGAGAAAAAGGCATCATGCGTTTATTAGATGATCCTGTTGATTCTCTCGTTATTCAGTATCAAAACGGTGAAGTGGCCAAATATGAGCTTGGTCAAATTCAAACGAATGAAGCCGGGGGCCAAACATCCTCAGGTGTGATTGACCGCTTTATAAGCTCAATCATGAATCAACAAGAATCACCGGTATCAGGGGTAGAAGGATTGCGTTCTCTTCAAGTTGTATTAGCGGCACTTGAATCACAAGAAACGAGCAAAATTATTAAAATATAG
- a CDS encoding sugar phosphate isomerase/epimerase family protein, translating into MKLGVFTVLFSQNNFEDMLDIVQKSGVQAVEIGTGCYPGNAHCHLDKLLESEELRKDYLEKVDSRGIQISAFSCHGNPISPDKSFAKESHETLLKTIKLAHLMNVPVVNCFSGTAGDSDEAKYPNWPVSPWPNEYADVLTWQWEEKLIPYWKEVGQFAEDHNVKIGLELHGGFLVHTPYTLLKLREATCDAIGANLDPSHMWWQGIDPVAAIKILGKENALHHFHAKDTYIDQENVNMYGLTDMQPYGDVQTRAWTFRSVGCGHSLQEWSDMISALRTYGYDYVVSIEHEDPLMSIEEGFQRAVTNLKSVIIEEKPTEAWWV; encoded by the coding sequence ATGAAATTAGGTGTGTTCACCGTTTTATTTTCACAGAATAATTTTGAAGACATGTTAGATATCGTTCAAAAATCAGGCGTCCAAGCGGTAGAAATCGGTACGGGATGTTATCCAGGAAATGCCCATTGCCATCTCGATAAGCTATTAGAGAGTGAAGAATTACGTAAAGATTATTTAGAAAAAGTTGATTCTCGCGGCATCCAAATTAGTGCCTTTAGCTGTCATGGTAATCCCATTTCTCCAGATAAGTCATTTGCAAAAGAATCACATGAAACATTATTGAAAACGATTAAACTAGCTCATTTAATGAATGTTCCGGTTGTGAATTGTTTTTCTGGAACAGCAGGTGATTCTGATGAAGCTAAGTATCCAAACTGGCCTGTATCACCATGGCCAAATGAATATGCCGATGTGTTGACGTGGCAGTGGGAAGAAAAGCTCATTCCTTATTGGAAGGAAGTTGGACAGTTTGCCGAAGACCATAACGTAAAAATTGGTTTAGAACTTCATGGCGGCTTTTTAGTCCATACCCCATACACGCTTTTAAAATTAAGAGAGGCCACATGTGACGCCATCGGTGCTAACCTTGATCCGAGTCACATGTGGTGGCAAGGTATTGATCCAGTAGCAGCAATTAAAATTCTAGGTAAGGAAAATGCGCTTCACCACTTTCACGCAAAGGATACGTACATTGATCAAGAGAATGTCAACATGTACGGATTGACAGATATGCAACCTTATGGAGATGTTCAGACAAGAGCATGGACATTCCGTTCAGTAGGGTGTGGCCATAGCCTTCAAGAGTGGTCAGATATGATCAGTGCATTACGCACTTATGGATATGACTATGTTGTCAGTATTGAACATGAAGATCCACTCATGTCCATTGAAGAAGGGTTCCAACGAGCCGTAACAAACCTCAAATCCGTCATCATTGAAGAGAAGCCTACGGAAGCTTGGTGGGTGTAG
- a CDS encoding Gfo/Idh/MocA family protein, with product MGMKLGIIGYGGMGYWHGEYAPRAGVDVVAAYDVDPKRLEMAKENGIKAYVILDDFLKHDGMDFVVIATPNDVHKELAIKAMNAGKHVMVEKPATMSVADWDEMVAESEKTGRILTVHQNRRWDKDYNVMRKVVEEGKIGDVLSIESRVFGTGGAFFGWRSFTKYGGGMIFDWGVHLFDQLLDMYRDTKVTNVYSKLMTVLDQKVDDYFKVILTLDNGTLLHVEVGTYAFHKLPRWYVIGNEGTLQIDDFDCEKGGYTKPSYTDTPVAEVVVMTSAGPTRMMAPRPPETKEDFPLPELETDWTELYQNLVGVMAGKEDLIVKPYQVRRVLTLMEAIFQSAEENRSLEVSI from the coding sequence ATGGGAATGAAACTTGGCATTATCGGTTACGGGGGCATGGGTTATTGGCACGGCGAATATGCCCCTCGCGCCGGAGTAGACGTCGTTGCCGCTTATGACGTTGATCCAAAACGTTTAGAGATGGCGAAAGAAAACGGCATTAAAGCTTATGTTATTTTAGATGATTTTTTAAAACATGATGGCATGGATTTTGTTGTCATCGCAACACCTAATGACGTTCATAAAGAATTAGCGATCAAAGCGATGAATGCAGGAAAGCATGTCATGGTCGAAAAACCAGCCACTATGTCAGTAGCTGATTGGGATGAGATGGTAGCTGAAAGTGAGAAAACAGGTCGTATTTTAACTGTCCACCAAAACCGCCGCTGGGATAAAGATTACAATGTGATGCGCAAAGTTGTCGAAGAAGGAAAAATCGGTGATGTTTTATCTATCGAAAGTCGCGTATTTGGTACCGGTGGTGCATTCTTCGGCTGGCGCAGCTTCACAAAATACGGGGGCGGCATGATTTTCGATTGGGGCGTTCACCTCTTTGACCAATTATTAGATATGTACCGTGATACGAAAGTAACGAACGTCTATTCCAAACTCATGACTGTCCTTGATCAAAAGGTAGACGACTACTTTAAAGTGATACTGACATTAGATAATGGGACGTTGTTACATGTAGAAGTTGGGACATACGCATTTCACAAACTACCACGTTGGTATGTGATTGGCAATGAAGGCACCTTACAAATTGATGATTTTGATTGTGAAAAAGGGGGTTATACGAAACCGAGCTATACTGATACACCAGTGGCTGAAGTCGTTGTCATGACATCGGCAGGCCCAACACGTATGATGGCCCCTCGTCCACCTGAAACAAAAGAAGACTTTCCATTACCAGAGCTAGAAACAGATTGGACTGAATTATATCAAAATTTAGTAGGTGTGATGGCAGGTAAAGAGGATCTAATTGTTAAGCCTTATCAGGTTAGGAGAGTACTAACTTTGATGGAAGCCATTTTTCAATCAGCTGAGGAAAACCGCTCATTAGAAGTCAGTATTTAA
- a CDS encoding PadR family transcriptional regulator: MTRLLVLGMLDMHPMSGYDVKQMLQLNDAERWAGVLIGSIYHALKKLEKEGHIEITSIEHTGHRQKAIYQITDQGRSHLHELVVDTLSSPAVVYPSSLYSGLSLSHKLDSEEALDALNKQQAHLEEERRALQHGLELKNATMHNTIPPMTKLIFDHMFTVIEQQQVFINKAINLLENDD; the protein is encoded by the coding sequence ATGACACGATTACTCGTTCTTGGCATGCTCGATATGCATCCCATGTCAGGCTATGATGTTAAACAGATGCTACAATTAAATGATGCAGAGCGTTGGGCTGGCGTATTAATTGGCTCCATTTATCATGCGTTAAAAAAGTTAGAAAAAGAAGGTCACATTGAAATAACGAGTATTGAACATACAGGCCATCGCCAAAAAGCGATCTATCAAATAACTGATCAAGGGCGCAGTCACTTACATGAGTTAGTTGTAGACACACTCTCCTCACCAGCAGTTGTTTATCCGTCATCTCTATATTCTGGGTTATCTTTATCACATAAATTAGATAGTGAAGAAGCATTAGATGCGCTTAATAAACAGCAGGCTCATCTTGAAGAGGAGCGCCGTGCTCTCCAACACGGCCTTGAACTAAAAAATGCCACGATGCATAATACGATTCCACCAATGACTAAGCTCATTTTTGACCATATGTTCACAGTTATTGAGCAGCAACAAGTCTTTATAAATAAAGCGATTAACTTATTAGAAAACGATGACTAG
- a CDS encoding ABC transporter ATP-binding protein yields MKQLIKARGLKKTFRHQSVVKGIDLDVHEGEIVALIGSNGAGKTTTIALLLGMMKPDEGTIIPWIKDYQHHVGVQLQTTPFFEGYTVEENLKLFAALYNRRLSKEDIVQKLDECGLTDSIKTPAVRLSLGQQKRLSLAITTIHNPKLVVLDEPSAGLDPLARHDIKKMMSQLAKNDVTVLFSSHDMDEVMEVAHRLIFMHNGTVIAYGKIDELLTDHDVDNLDALYIKLAQQATEGE; encoded by the coding sequence ATGAAACAGTTAATTAAAGCGCGCGGGTTAAAAAAGACTTTTCGTCACCAATCCGTTGTGAAAGGCATTGATTTAGATGTACATGAAGGGGAGATAGTGGCCCTTATTGGCTCTAATGGTGCCGGAAAAACAACTACTATTGCCCTTTTACTAGGGATGATGAAGCCTGACGAAGGTACAATCATTCCTTGGATAAAAGATTACCAGCATCATGTTGGCGTCCAATTGCAAACGACGCCTTTTTTTGAAGGATATACGGTGGAGGAGAACTTAAAACTTTTTGCTGCGTTATATAATCGAAGGCTTTCTAAAGAGGACATTGTCCAAAAACTAGATGAATGCGGGCTTACAGATTCTATAAAAACGCCAGCAGTCCGCCTGTCGCTAGGACAACAAAAGCGATTATCACTTGCTATTACCACCATTCACAATCCGAAATTAGTCGTACTTGATGAGCCGTCTGCTGGTCTTGATCCTCTGGCTCGTCATGATATTAAAAAGATGATGTCACAGTTAGCAAAAAATGATGTCACTGTTTTATTTTCTTCCCATGACATGGATGAAGTCATGGAGGTGGCTCACCGCCTCATTTTCATGCATAACGGTACCGTGATTGCTTACGGAAAAATCGATGAATTATTAACGGACCATGATGTTGATAATTTGGACGCTCTTTACATTAAACTAGCGCAGCAAGCTACGGAAGGAGAATAA
- a CDS encoding ABC transporter permease, protein MMQIVFALTLKASARDPYLVFWSLILPIGGVVGLSLISDSPAYNLGLLAGMTSISILFFTLMTTSYAVLAQRRRGVYHLLHVTPIALWKYVLSLSSAWTVTGLFCGMIILTIGSLVIDTQLTMTAFLLASFIMMIAGLGYVFLSFFIASLSQNEGHISIITNIITIPLILTSNAFYSLQNAPAWVTTLNRFNPFQWFLNGIQSSLTLDISQYVVSLALLLLVVLCALLLAVRTFRYSA, encoded by the coding sequence ATGATGCAAATTGTTTTCGCACTTACATTAAAAGCCTCTGCAAGAGATCCTTATTTAGTGTTTTGGTCACTTATACTCCCTATTGGCGGCGTTGTCGGCTTATCCTTAATAAGTGACTCACCTGCTTATAATTTAGGTTTACTAGCTGGAATGACGAGTATAAGTATCTTATTTTTCACACTTATGACCACATCTTACGCTGTACTCGCTCAACGTCGCAGAGGTGTTTATCACCTTCTCCATGTCACGCCGATAGCTCTATGGAAGTATGTCCTTAGCCTCTCGTCAGCGTGGACAGTAACAGGCCTTTTTTGTGGCATGATCATTTTAACGATTGGGAGTCTAGTCATTGATACACAGCTCACAATGACCGCCTTTTTACTCGCATCATTCATTATGATGATAGCTGGACTTGGTTATGTGTTTCTTAGCTTTTTCATTGCTAGTCTCAGTCAAAACGAAGGTCATATCAGTATTATTACCAATATCATCACCATCCCGTTAATCCTTACAAGTAATGCGTTTTATTCTTTGCAAAACGCCCCTGCTTGGGTAACTACCCTTAACAGATTCAATCCATTTCAATGGTTCTTAAACGGGATTCAGAGCTCACTCACACTAGACATCAGCCAATATGTCGTGAGCCTAGCTTTGCTTTTATTGGTGGTACTTTGCGCATTGCTTTTAGCTGTGCGAACGTTTCGATATAGTGCCTAA
- a CDS encoding pentapeptide repeat-containing protein, translating into MSVKIQRPKLPPALLEGSLPSTFTEAEYYQGHNVTDEDYMYQTAERLHFDQLIFSRVSFENVTFPQIEITDVIFDKCNFSNADFSDAVIHRAEFKQSKLTGANFSGAALRHVTFDDCMGNMAAFGFSNQRHVQFSMCSLRQADFYESAFKKVDFKECQLDSSNFAETSLDGIDFTTCEFDNITISFDKLAGCIVTSEQAIGFSKAFGIVISDE; encoded by the coding sequence ATGTCTGTTAAGATTCAACGCCCTAAACTACCTCCCGCATTGTTAGAAGGAAGCTTACCATCTACATTTACCGAAGCGGAATATTATCAAGGACATAATGTGACAGATGAAGATTATATGTATCAAACAGCCGAGCGCCTCCATTTTGATCAACTTATTTTTTCCCGAGTGTCGTTTGAGAATGTCACTTTTCCTCAAATTGAGATCACGGATGTGATTTTTGATAAATGTAACTTCTCTAATGCTGATTTTAGTGATGCGGTCATTCATCGTGCTGAATTTAAGCAATCGAAGCTGACAGGGGCCAATTTTTCGGGGGCAGCCCTAAGACATGTGACATTTGATGATTGCATGGGCAATATGGCCGCCTTTGGTTTTAGTAACCAGCGCCATGTTCAATTTAGCATGTGTTCATTGCGCCAAGCCGATTTTTACGAGTCTGCTTTTAAAAAGGTAGATTTTAAAGAATGTCAACTAGATAGTTCAAATTTTGCTGAGACGAGTCTCGATGGGATCGACTTCACGACGTGTGAATTTGATAACATCACGATTTCATTCGATAAATTGGCTGGCTGTATCGTGACTTCTGAGCAAGCGATTGGGTTTTCTAAAGCGTTCGGTATAGTTATAAGTGATGAATGA
- a CDS encoding MATE family efflux transporter → MTISKGIGREHTMKSLLSYAAPTIGVMIFVSIYTMIDGIFVARYVNATALSAVNIFMPVYALIFAIALMLGTGGSAIIAKKMGEKKFQEARSNFTLIVLFGTVIGLLIMSLGLLFIQPLLALIGATADEQLFNYTFTYAKILLMVSPLITIQMMFENFFVTAGKPNLSLVITLIGGSLNIALDYVFIVVMNMGIEGAALATAIGITIPAFIGIGYFLFARHNMLYFSKPKVDWKVILNSCINGSSEMITNLSLSFITFAFNLLMLDYIGVEGVAAVTIMLYLMMFLTPVFMGYSVGIAPIISYNYGSQNKTQLKHIFKISTLVIGISSIAVFALSLLFGPYLIQFMVEKGSDVYHIAIDGFRIFSIGFLFMGINIFTSMLFTALSNGKVSAFISLLRTFVFVLTGLWVLPLLLGVNGIWLAIPLAEFLSLIVCTIFLLKHRNVYNGSNNDSLLKGEMKVL, encoded by the coding sequence ATGACTATTTCAAAAGGAATAGGAAGAGAGCATACAATGAAATCATTGCTTTCATACGCTGCACCTACTATAGGTGTTATGATATTTGTTTCTATCTACACAATGATTGATGGTATCTTTGTAGCACGTTACGTGAATGCCACTGCATTATCTGCAGTGAATATTTTCATGCCTGTATATGCCTTAATCTTTGCTATTGCTTTAATGCTTGGTACAGGAGGAAGTGCCATAATCGCAAAAAAAATGGGCGAAAAGAAGTTTCAGGAAGCAAGGAGTAACTTCACGCTTATCGTCTTATTCGGTACTGTCATTGGCCTCTTGATCATGAGTTTAGGGTTATTATTTATTCAGCCATTGTTAGCGCTGATCGGAGCGACAGCTGATGAACAGCTTTTTAATTACACGTTTACTTACGCAAAAATATTATTAATGGTCAGTCCATTAATCACCATTCAAATGATGTTTGAAAACTTTTTTGTAACAGCAGGAAAACCCAATTTAAGTTTGGTTATCACACTTATCGGCGGAAGTTTGAACATTGCTTTAGATTATGTATTTATCGTTGTCATGAATATGGGAATTGAAGGGGCCGCCCTTGCAACTGCTATAGGCATTACCATCCCTGCATTTATCGGGATTGGCTACTTTTTATTCGCTAGACATAATATGCTTTATTTTTCCAAGCCAAAAGTTGATTGGAAAGTCATTCTAAACAGCTGTATTAACGGTTCTTCCGAAATGATAACTAACCTCTCCCTTTCATTTATAACTTTTGCTTTTAACCTGTTAATGCTTGATTATATTGGGGTAGAAGGTGTGGCAGCTGTTACAATCATGCTTTATTTAATGATGTTTTTAACCCCTGTTTTCATGGGATACTCTGTTGGTATTGCACCCATTATTAGCTATAATTACGGAAGCCAAAATAAGACACAGCTTAAACATATTTTTAAGATTAGCACGCTCGTAATTGGTATCAGCTCCATAGCCGTGTTTGCCCTATCCCTTTTGTTTGGGCCTTATCTTATCCAATTTATGGTTGAAAAAGGGAGTGACGTTTATCATATCGCCATTGACGGTTTTCGGATATTCTCTATCGGTTTCTTATTTATGGGAATCAATATCTTTACTTCCATGTTGTTCACTGCTCTTTCAAACGGGAAAGTGTCTGCTTTCATCTCACTGCTAAGAACATTCGTTTTCGTATTAACTGGGCTGTGGGTGTTACCATTATTATTAGGCGTTAACGGGATATGGCTGGCGATCCCATTAGCAGAATTTCTGTCGCTTATCGTCTGTACCATTTTTCTATTGAAACATAGAAACGTGTATAATGGCTCTAACAATGACTCATTACTTAAGGGGGAAATGAAGGTTTTATGA
- a CDS encoding MerR family transcriptional regulator produces MTINPHAHLTTGQFAKLMDVSKDTLFYYDRIGVFSPEIIASNGYRYYSIYQADVFNVIWTLKELDMPLKEIKAYLDDRSPKKLIHLLEKEANVITAKIAHLEKMRKLIVDKMTVTKGALEVDTSKIIIEYKEEEEFIVITDSKPLTNAKNIYDSLQTHYKYLNEHHIETSASEGWMISVKNVLNGESVNYNYLYSKVTEPTYAHLKIKKGSYLVGYHDGYLSIDQAYAKLVKYAKDNDLVLQDYFYEELLLDELSVKGFDKYLIKLYVHVLD; encoded by the coding sequence ATGACCATAAACCCACACGCTCATTTAACGACTGGCCAATTTGCAAAGCTAATGGATGTCAGCAAAGATACTTTGTTTTATTATGATAGAATTGGTGTGTTTTCACCGGAGATTATTGCTTCTAATGGTTATCGCTACTATTCTATCTACCAAGCAGATGTTTTCAACGTCATTTGGACACTAAAAGAATTAGATATGCCCTTAAAAGAAATTAAAGCATACCTTGATGACAGATCACCCAAAAAGTTGATTCATTTACTTGAGAAAGAAGCAAACGTTATTACTGCGAAAATCGCTCATCTGGAGAAAATGCGAAAGTTGATCGTAGACAAGATGACTGTCACAAAAGGAGCATTAGAAGTAGATACTTCAAAAATTATTATTGAATATAAAGAAGAGGAAGAATTCATTGTCATTACTGACTCAAAACCTTTAACAAACGCTAAAAACATCTATGATTCATTACAGACTCACTACAAATATTTAAATGAACATCATATTGAGACGTCCGCCTCTGAAGGATGGATGATCAGTGTTAAAAATGTTCTAAATGGAGAATCAGTTAACTATAACTATCTCTATTCAAAAGTAACTGAACCGACATATGCCCATCTCAAAATTAAAAAAGGGTCTTATTTAGTCGGTTATCATGATGGTTATCTTAGTATTGATCAGGCCTATGCCAAATTAGTAAAGTATGCAAAAGATAATGATCTCGTATTGCAAGATTATTTCTACGAAGAACTTCTGTTAGACGAGTTATCTGTTAAAGGCTTTGATAAGTACTTAATAAAGCTATATGTGCACGTTCTTGATTAA
- a CDS encoding AzlD domain-containing protein, with protein MTSLIFLVIGMGLVTYIPRMLPMVFLQKVQLPVRMRRFLEFVPYAVLASLIFPDILFSVENIESAIMGSLAALILAALKVNLILVVIGGITGVFIMDVILAG; from the coding sequence ATGACTAGCTTAATCTTTTTAGTCATCGGAATGGGATTAGTGACCTACATTCCACGCATGCTCCCAATGGTGTTTTTACAAAAGGTCCAATTGCCAGTGAGGATGAGACGTTTTCTTGAATTTGTGCCATATGCTGTATTGGCCAGTCTTATTTTCCCTGATATTCTCTTCTCTGTGGAAAATATTGAGTCAGCTATTATGGGATCTCTTGCTGCGCTCATTCTTGCAGCGTTAAAGGTTAATTTAATTTTGGTTGTCATTGGTGGGATTACCGGTGTTTTTATTATGGATGTCATACTTGCGGGCTAG
- a CDS encoding AzlC family ABC transporter permease: protein MSNQTMKKDSFDAIDYKQPSHRHYFKRGMQAGVPVAIGYIPIAIAFGLLAKASGIPDLVTILMSLIIFAGASQFIGVNLIMAGVMYWEIILTTFILNLRHFLMTASLSQRVSDTTSKKQLSLLSFGVTDETFSVASIQEEKDLPAMYLIGLNTIAFSAWNIGTWIGVFFASGLPQSVQNSMGIALFAMFIGLLVPALKKSSSVVIVVFIAITISSLIYWTDMIQLSDGWRVILSTVIAASIGVAIFPEKEGESHD from the coding sequence ATGTCTAATCAAACTATGAAAAAAGACTCTTTTGACGCGATAGATTATAAACAACCTTCACACCGTCATTATTTTAAGCGGGGGATGCAGGCAGGTGTTCCAGTTGCCATAGGTTATATTCCTATTGCCATTGCTTTTGGCCTCCTAGCTAAAGCTTCTGGTATTCCAGATCTCGTTACAATTCTCATGTCGCTCATTATTTTTGCCGGTGCCAGTCAATTCATCGGTGTGAATCTCATCATGGCTGGGGTGATGTATTGGGAAATTATTTTGACGACATTCATCCTGAATTTACGTCATTTCCTCATGACTGCTTCGCTATCACAACGCGTGTCTGATACCACATCGAAGAAACAATTGTCTCTCCTATCATTCGGCGTGACAGACGAAACATTTAGTGTTGCATCAATCCAAGAAGAAAAAGATCTACCAGCCATGTACCTCATCGGCCTAAACACCATTGCCTTTTCCGCTTGGAATATAGGGACATGGATTGGGGTATTTTTTGCGTCGGGACTACCACAATCCGTACAAAACAGTATGGGGATCGCTCTCTTTGCTATGTTTATTGGCCTATTAGTGCCAGCGCTAAAAAAATCTAGCTCGGTAGTTATTGTTGTCTTCATCGCGATCACGATCAGTTCCCTGATTTATTGGACGGATATGATCCAATTGTCAGACGGTTGGCGAGTGATCCTGTCTACTGTCATCGCAGCAAGTATCGGCGTAGCCATTTTCCCTGAGAAAGAAGGTGAGTCTCATGACTAG
- a CDS encoding helix-turn-helix domain-containing protein, whose protein sequence is MDPINITIAEKLRKIRKEKGLSLDKAADLTGVSKAMLGQIERGVSNPTVSILWKIANGLKVSFSSFVEEDEPAVSLVKMANVKPVVDEGGKYRVFPLFPYQQDKSFEFYTIFLEEGHSHKAEAHHAGVEEYITVSEGELIIDVDGQRYTIYEGDALRFKADRAHVYINESTGTTRFHLVIYYPH, encoded by the coding sequence ATGGATCCCATTAATATTACGATCGCTGAAAAATTAAGAAAAATTCGTAAGGAAAAAGGCCTGAGCTTGGATAAAGCAGCAGACCTAACCGGTGTGAGCAAAGCGATGCTCGGCCAAATTGAGCGAGGGGTATCAAATCCAACCGTCTCTATTTTATGGAAAATCGCTAACGGTTTAAAGGTCTCCTTTTCTTCTTTTGTGGAAGAAGATGAGCCTGCCGTATCCCTTGTAAAAATGGCGAATGTCAAACCTGTCGTTGATGAAGGCGGCAAATACCGTGTCTTCCCACTCTTTCCTTATCAGCAAGACAAATCGTTTGAGTTTTATACGATTTTCCTTGAGGAAGGGCACAGTCACAAGGCAGAGGCACACCATGCCGGCGTGGAAGAATATATAACTGTTTCAGAAGGGGAGCTGATCATTGACGTTGACGGGCAACGCTATACAATTTATGAAGGGGACGCCCTCCGATTTAAAGCAGACAGAGCCCATGTTTATATCAATGAAAGCACTGGTACGACACGCTTTCATCTCGTGATTTATTATCCACATTAA